Within the Balneolales bacterium ANBcel1 genome, the region CGATTCTGAAACAGTCCGAATATGGTCTGCAGCGCGGGGTAGTTGCTCTGGTATTCGCGATCGGCCAGGCGAACCACCTCGATCATTGCGGGGGATCCCTGCAGATCGTCCCTGGTGTAGGGAATGGCCATCCCCGTGCCGGCCACGTCTGCAAATCCAAGCTCAAAATCGGGCAGCAGGGCACCGGCGTACAGGTGCTCGATGTCGTATTTCAGGACTTCGAGCCAGCGGGCGACCTCTTCATCATCCCCGAAATTCTCTTCAAAACGGCGCAAATGCTGCCGGGCCAGATCGGTGCGCGAGCTGTCGTACAACACTTCAATGCGGTGCATGGCCAGCCGCCGGCTGATGTCCCTGTCGCCGCTCCGTTGTTCGAGCGAATCGGCCCAGGCCAGCGCGTAATCGAGTCCGTTCTGCCTGAGCTGCGCCGGGAAACCGATCTGTGAGGCCACTATCCGGATTTCCCTGACATCCCCGGCTTCCTGCAAGCGGCGAATCAGCTTGCCGTCGTCCTGCTGCTGAAGCAAGCGCAGCGATTCCCTTGCGGCGAGTTTGCCGGCTACCGATTCGGGCAGGTCACGCCAGGCGTTCCAGAAAAGATCACTCCAGGTGTCGATCAAATGCGGGATGGTGTCGGCGGGAACCGCGCCGGCCGATGCAAGGGCCATCATACGGTTAAACTGGCGGTCCAGGCGGTTGACGATATGCAGCGCCTCATGTTCCTGGGAACTGATTTCGGCAAATCCCGAAAAACGGGGAAGCGATCCTTCGATGAGGACGGTGTCGCCCCTGGCGAGTACCATGGTGGTGTCGGCAAGGCGCCTGGTGCCCCGATGGATTTCGAGGGCGTAGATATCCGATTCTGCCGAGCGTGCGGTGGCGCCGAAATGCCCGTCGCGGTCGGTAACCGCGCGGTAGAGGGTATCGGGTCCGGCCGTACGGCTGTAATCCAGCACATAGACCCGGATTCCGCTGAAATCGCGGGTCGGGTCGAGGGCCTCATCCACCGTAATGGTCCCGTGGATATGAGCCGCCGGGCCGCCTTCATTCGAATCGGTATCGGAGGAAGAGCCGCATCCGGCGACCGTTATCAAGGGAATCGCCACCAGTAAAAGGACGAGCAGGCTAAGCGGGGCATCGAGGCCCCGAAGGCCGTTTATAGTGCCATATTCAGGACCGGCATGACACTGACAGGGAGCGGTCATCCTTCCTCCTCCAGTTTCTTCTGAATCAGTTCCTTCACCATACCGGGGTTGGCTTTGCCCTGCGACTGTTTCATGATCTGGCCGACGAAGAAGCCGATGAGGCCTTTCTTTCCGTCGCGGTAGCGTTGCACCTCTCCGGGATTGTCGCGGATAACCTGATCCGCCAGGGGCTCCAGAAAACCGGTATCGGACACCTGAAGCAGGTTCAGGTCACCTGCCAGGGTTTCGGCGCCCTGATCCGATTCCACCATTTTTTCGAGGATGGTTTGCATGGCCGATGAGCTGATCTTGTCGTCGTCGCGCAGTTTGAGCAACCCGGCCAATCTCTCGGGGCGTACGGGAAACGCTTCAATATTCCAGCCGTGGGTATTCAACAGGCGCCGCACTTCGGTGATCATCAGGTTGGAGGCCTGTTTGGGCGCAATTCCGAGGCCGGTCACCTCTTCAAAATAGTCGGCCATGGGCCGGTCGGCGGTGAGTACGGAGGCGTCGAAATCCGGCAGGTTGAACTCCTCCATGTAGCGTTTGCGGCGCGCTTCCGGCAGTTCCGGGATTTCGAGGAGAATCTCCTCAAGCATCTCGTCGGTCACGATAACCGGCGGGATATCGGGTTCGGGGAAATAGCGGTAGTCGTGCGCCTCCTCCTTGGAGCGCATCTGCCGGGTTTTCATTTCGTTGGGATCCCACAGGATGGTCTGCTGCACCACCTTGCCTCCCGAAAGGAGCACCTCCTTCTGGCGTTCCACCTCATAGGCCAGGGCGCGTTCCACATTGCGGAACGAGTTGAGGTTTTTGATTTCGGTACGGGTGCCGTACTCCTTTTGTCCGCGGGGACGGATGGAGACGTTGGCGTCGCACCGCAGGCTGCCTTCTTCCATATTGCCGTCGCAAACGCCGAGGTAGCGAACTATCTGCCAGATTTTTCTCATGTAGGCACCGGCTTCCTCCGGACTCCGTATGTCCGGTTCCGAGACAATCTCCAGCAGCGGGGTTCCGGCACGGTTCAGATCGATGAGGGTGTTGTGCGGATCCTGGTCGTGAATCGATTTGCCGGCGTCCTCCTCCATATGGATACGGGTAAGGCCGATGCGTTTGGTTTGAGTGGCGGATGCGCCGTTGCCGGCGGAATCGCCCCGGCGGCCGTTGTCTGCCGGCACCTCGATA harbors:
- the gatB gene encoding Asp-tRNA(Asn)/Glu-tRNA(Gln) amidotransferase subunit GatB, encoding MSVDTQFETVIGLEVHAQLLTESKAFAPVSNRFGASPNTNVTPLCLGHPGTLPVPNENLIRFAVKLGLATNCKIAQKSIFARKNYFYPDMPKGYQISQFETPICYDGYLDIEVPADNGRRGDSAGNGASATQTKRIGLTRIHMEEDAGKSIHDQDPHNTLIDLNRAGTPLLEIVSEPDIRSPEEAGAYMRKIWQIVRYLGVCDGNMEEGSLRCDANVSIRPRGQKEYGTRTEIKNLNSFRNVERALAYEVERQKEVLLSGGKVVQQTILWDPNEMKTRQMRSKEEAHDYRYFPEPDIPPVIVTDEMLEEILLEIPELPEARRKRYMEEFNLPDFDASVLTADRPMADYFEEVTGLGIAPKQASNLMITEVRRLLNTHGWNIEAFPVRPERLAGLLKLRDDDKISSSAMQTILEKMVESDQGAETLAGDLNLLQVSDTGFLEPLADQVIRDNPGEVQRYRDGKKGLIGFFVGQIMKQSQGKANPGMVKELIQKKLEEEG